CGCTGCTTGAGGGCCGGATTGAGCTGGAACAGTTCGTCTTCGTCGATGTTGGCGACTTCTGCAACCTTGGACAGGTCCATCCGCTGGTTGATTTCGACGACCTGGAAGTACGGTTCGTTGGCGATCGGGTTGAGGTTCACGCCGTACGCTTCAGGCGCCATGACCACTTGCGACAGAGCCAGCAACTTCGGCACGTAGGCCTGGGTTTCGGCGGGCAGCGGCAGGTTCCAGTAGTCGGTTGGCAGGCCAAGTCTCTCGTTACGCTCGATGGCCCGGCTGACCGTGCCTTCGCCCGCATTGTAGGCGGCGAGGGCCAACAGCCAGTCACCGTTGAACATATCGTGCAGACGGGTCAGGTAGTCCATCGCGGCTGTGGTCGAAGCGGTGATATCACGACGGCCATCGTAGAAACGCGTCTGACGCAAGTTGAAGTAGCGCCCGGTGGACGGAATGAATTGCCACAAGCCAACCGCGTCTGCCCGGGAATAGGCCATCGGGTTGTAGGCGCTTTCAATCACTGGCAGGAGCGCCAGCTCCAGCGGCATGTTGCGCTCTTCAAGACGTTCGACGATGTAATGAATGTAGAGGCTGCCGCGTTCGCCGGCGTTTTCCAGGAAGGATGGATTGCTGGCGAACCACAAGCGCTGTTGCTCGATGCGCGGGTTGACGCCCAGTCCATCCTGCAACTGGAAGCCTTGGCGCATGCGCTCCCAGACATCCTGCGGAATCTGCGGGCTCGGCTTTTCACTGAGCCAGACGGGCTTCTGCTTGGCGCGCGCGGCAATATTCGGAGTGTGTGCCGCGTCGGTTTGCGGCACATGGCTGGAACAGCCTGCCAATGTCGCGGACACAGCCACCGCTATGGCTTGCGCCAGGCGGGACAAAGCGTCCGAATTGATGGCTTTACGAATAGATGACGACATTGGCTGGAAGTAAGTTCCGGGCAAAAATGTCGGGCGATTCTAGAAAGCGCACCCCCGTCGGTCAACCATTCAGAATTTTAGAAC
The Pseudomonas sp. MYb327 DNA segment above includes these coding regions:
- a CDS encoding LysM peptidoglycan-binding domain-containing protein, which gives rise to MSSSIRKAINSDALSRLAQAIAVAVSATLAGCSSHVPQTDAAHTPNIAARAKQKPVWLSEKPSPQIPQDVWERMRQGFQLQDGLGVNPRIEQQRLWFASNPSFLENAGERGSLYIHYIVERLEERNMPLELALLPVIESAYNPMAYSRADAVGLWQFIPSTGRYFNLRQTRFYDGRRDITASTTAAMDYLTRLHDMFNGDWLLALAAYNAGEGTVSRAIERNERLGLPTDYWNLPLPAETQAYVPKLLALSQVVMAPEAYGVNLNPIANEPYFQVVEINQRMDLSKVAEVANIDEDELFQLNPALKQRTTLDGPQHLLVPTSKAQLLTTSLQTMRPEELISKKQLKPVFEGANDTQLASAKRSYRVKRGDNLGSIAKANNVDIKDLQRWNKLSGKNLKPGQTLVMRDTSKRNSGRINTVVAAKSKSQDKKPQSQYKVQQGDSLYIVAKRFNVEMQHLKRWNPRVGQALKPGQMLTVSNPH